Proteins encoded in a region of the Muntiacus reevesi chromosome 21, mMunRee1.1, whole genome shotgun sequence genome:
- the RWDD2B gene encoding RWD domain-containing protein 2B, whose amino-acid sequence MTEIEQAEAQLSELDLLASMFPGENELIVNDQLALAELKECIEKRTMEGRSSKVYFTISMNLDVSEEAMVMFSLACVLPFKYPAVLPEITVRSELLSRSEQAQLNTDLTAYLQKNCLGDVCILNATEWVREHASGYISKDVTPSPAPGSTVQPGDHILTRLWIYSHHIYNKYKRKNILEWAKELSLSGFSMPGKPGVVCVEGPQSACEEFWSRLRKLNWKRILIRHREDIPFDGTSEDMERQRKFSVFEEKVFSVNGARGNHMDFGQLYQFLNANGCGNVFQMLFGVEGQ is encoded by the exons ATGACTGAGATTGAACAGGCAGAGGCCCAACTCTCTGAGTTAGACCTGCTGGCCAGTATGTTCCCCGGTGAGAACGAGCTCATCGTGAATGACCAGCTGGCTTTAGCAGAACTGAAAGAGTGCATTGAAAAGAGGACCATGGAAGGACGGTCTTCAAAAGTTTACTTTACAATCAGTATGAACCTGGACGTATCTGAGGAAGCAATG gtgaTGTTTTCTCTGGCCTGTGTTCTTCCTTTTAAATACCCTGCAGTTCTGCCTGAAATTACTGTCAG GTCCGAATTATTAAGTAGATCCGAGCAGGCTCAGCTGAACACGGATCTGACCGCATACCTACAAAAGAACTGTCTTGGAGATGTCTGTATACTGAATGCCACAGAGTGGGTTCGAGAACATGCTTCTGGCTACATCAGCAAAGATGTCACCCCGTCCCCTGCTCCGGGAAGTACAGTCCAGCCAGGCGACCACATTCTCACAAGGCTCTGGATCTACAGCCACCACATCTACAacaaatacaaaagaaagaatattctcGAGTGGGCAAAGGAGCTTTCCCTCTCTGGGTTTAGCATGCCTGGGAAACCTGGTGTTGTTTGTGTGGAAGGCCCACAGAGCGCCTGTGAAGAATTCTGGTCAAG GCTCAGAAAATTAAACTGGAAGAGAATTTTAATTCGCCATCGAGAAGACATTCCTTTTGATGGTACAAGTGAGGACATggagagacaaagaaaattttcagtttttgaagAAAAAGTATTCAGTGTTAATGGAGCCAGAGGAAACCACATGGACTTTGGTCAGCTGTATCAGTTTTTGAATGCCAACGGATGTGGGAATGTTTTCCAGATGTTGTTTGGTGTGGAAGGACAGTGA